The Bacteroidales bacterium DNA segment TATTTTTTAATCTTCTAATAAACATATATATTTTTTTTGCAACACCCAAAAAACGAAAAAACAATACATATATTGTTGATTATTAGGCTTTTACGTGGGTGTTGCAAAAAAGTGCGGAAAACAGGTGGCAAGGTACGCAGGTAGTCTGGTGCATTCCAGTATGCTCTCAGAACTACATGCTCTATCGGATCGTCACTCGAAATAATACCAGTACAACCTTCATAGAACTTTTTCATATTGAACCCTTTTTTTATTTCAAAGGTTTTGTCAAGGACTGAAACTTCGCTAATGCGATCAAGTCCATAGGCACATATTTCTTTTCGTGGTGAGTAGCCTTCTTCCCCCTTATGTTTCTTGTTGAGTTTAACATAGTAAGGATTGTTGGCAACGATGTACCAGCGACGCTTAGCAACTTTAAGGCAATAAGGTTCTATCTCAAAAGTATTAGCATAGTTTTTATTGAACCCTTGGTGTGTGATCTCCATAACCTTATTTTCACGCATAGCCTGCATAAAAATTGTGAGCCAAGTATGTCCGGAAGGAATCTCCTCAAACTCAATTCGATCTTGCAGCTTGCTATCTGCTTGAATCTGGTTTAATGTAGCATAAGAGTCAACAAGCCAGCTTCGTAATCCATCACCTTCCAGTTCACTAGGATTCATTATGTGATATTTATAACCCTTTACATCAGGGTCAATTTCAATGATGATATTGAATATATCCAGAATGGCTTTGCGATGGTTATGGAATGTGCGTAGAGGTAGTTCGTCACCATCTCCATAACTTAAACCGCTCTGTTGCCACTTCTCGTTGATCTCCTTGTAGGAAAGATGCTTGTAGTGGCGAAGCGTATCTATGAGCCAAACGTATCTCCCAAATTGGTTTGCAGGCATATTATATAATTTTATTCGTTGCAAATATATACATTCCATATGAAATAAAACGGCACACCTTTGATTTATTGTGTTTTTATCTCGATAAATACCATTATCTAAAAACTAAAAACAATGATTTGTAAACGATCTGGTATGTCTTGAGTTTCAGAACGTAGCATTGCCTTGCGTTGTTCTGGACTTAGCTTATGCCTTAAACATATATTCCTTGCTTCAACTTCACCAGCCAATCTAATATAGTGGAGTTTGCCATTAGATCTATCACCACCTCGAGCAAAATTCTCCTCCTCTTGGATGAGATGTTGAACTTCATGCAAAAGCACACCTTCCGTTTGGAACTCGAATGGTGAATTAGCTGTACCCATGCAAACCATCATAGCATATTCTTTTGGATTAAAATATCCTGCAAATTGTCTTGTAGGTGTGTACATCGCAAATAATCTTAATCTTTCAAATGCAGGGTATGCAATGAGTAAAGAGGTATCATACATAAAATATCGTATATTGATTGGTTCTCCAAAATGCCTTTTTATATGATCCTCTATTTTTTCAGTTGTATGGAAAGGGTCTGAAATTTCATACCGCCATTTGCCATCAATGCCGGTTTCCCATCCGGTTTGTTGCTTAATAGAATGCATATTAGCACCTCCTCGTAACATCTCAACCGCTTTTTTCTGCTCTTTTATGAGACTCAAAGAAGAATCATTCATGTCGAGTCTTTCAGCCCCTATAATACCAATATAACACATATTACCAATTATCTGGTGAATTTATAATATCTGTTTTTCCTTCTATGTAATCTTGAATACATTTTCTTATCCCATCCAACCTTGGAGAATAAGGCATTTCATCAATAAATGCCTGAGCTATCGTCTTTTCTGGAGAAAAGAAAAGCATCTCTTGCTCAAACTTGGTTACATATAATCCATTTGGCTCCAGATATTCGCTATCCAAAATCGTTTGCAACTGGTGTTTAATATCTGTATCATAATTAACGAAATCAGCCTTAGCCTTATTCTCAATCACTATTATTAGCTCATGACATATTTTCTGGATGTCAGTTAACGAAGGTTGATCTTTTGGTAAATTGTTCCTTTGGTAAGCACTACTACGAGAATAATAGACTTTCCAATTAATGTAGTTACGGCGAAGTGCATCAAGTGTACTACGTGAGTTGAGTGACAGTCCTTCAAGCGACATAGTTTCCTTAGAAAGATTATAATATTCCGAATGCTTGAAGACGGGTTGACCTTTGTGACTCTTTTGTAAAACAGGTGCTGATATTCTTAAAAGAAGTTTTTCTTTTATTGGCGGCATAGGGATCTCACCAGCATTCTTCCAGTCTAAGGTTTCCCATGGCTCGTTGCTGTCTCGTTCGGAACGAGAAACGAACTCTTTCACATCACCATAGGTTATCTGATCTCGAGGTACTATTATTACAGCATCCATTTGAGACAAGTTCTGTATTATTGCTTGAAATGATTCAGATTCAAATTTCAATGACTCTGTCTGATAATGCATTAAAGACTTACGCTTTTTCTTTCCATTTTCAACTTTACCATAGATTGAAGTAACATCGCTACCCACAAAATATGCACGTATGCCATCAAAGCGTTTGTCGCTTTCAAATACCTTAGAATCGGCATCAAATACACTAATCACATACTTTATCATAGAGTCTGACACCCTGTAAGGAAGAAGAGAGAATTTTGCTCCCAAACCTGCTATTGTATAGCTGGTATCTGTATTTATAGCGTATTTGATTCCTTCATTTAAAGGAATAGTTACAGATTTTATTGACTCCCTGATTTTTGATTCATCCTTCGGAAGGAGCAACCCTGTTTGAATTAGACTATTCCCATCATTTTTATCCTTCAAAGAAAATGTGATGAAACGAGGTCTTAGTTCTGCGATGGCAGGATGCACATAAGCCCCAAGTATGTTACCAGTGATAATCTTGCGCTCTACAATTTTATTATTATTGGCTGCAATTTCAGCTTCCCATTGTTGATCACTCAGATACAAAGACTCAGAGTTTAGTATCTCCATGAGACGCTCATAATTACTCCACTTACTGTTATGAACCAGATTGATGCGAATTTCTGTATATACAGCTGTCAAGGCAAAAACAAATTCGACTCGACTTGGCAGAAATTTGTTTTTATCTTCTTTTCCAAAATGAATATCACGTAACACCGCCATTACTTTACCTGGACTATCTTCGCTTCCAAGCTGATTAACAATATTATTATAACCCATTCCGATTATAGCTTTTGTAAGAACCTCTATGAGCCGTTTCTTCTCGGCAGACTTTTTCTTCAATTCTTGTTTTTCCCTTTCGACAAGATGGTTATATTCATTAGAGAAGGAAATAAGTTTGCGCATAATCTGCTTAGCCCTTTTATGCCTAAGAACATCGTCAAAAAGCGTATTATCCCAGTTATCAGAAGGCATGTATGCTCTTTGTAACCAGATTTCAGCTAATTTGTCGTCTCCACAGTAGTTCACAAGCACATTTTTAGCCCCTGCATACAATAAAGACTGACGTTCCTTGAACTGCTCACATATAACCTTATTTTGACGGGTATAATAATCCCTTACTTGCTTCTGCAATATTGGATTTTTTTTGTAGGTTTCACCATATTGCTTTCTGGCTTGTTCGCAATACTCCATTAAAGTTCTATAAGTATATGGGAATGTCTTTTGCTTACATTTATACACTGAAAGATAAGAGCATCCGCCGAGTTTGGAATCAGCCTTTGCTGTTGTGAACAACTCTTCTTGTACAAATTCAGCTTCAAAGTCACGGAACTCTCGTTCCAGATCCCATTGATTAATACGACGCAATTCGGCTTCAAGAGCTGTGTATGCAGCCATTAGATCATCAATAATATCTTGTTGGGCTGTAACACTAAGCATTGCTATACGTGCAAGGAGTTTACTTGCTGTTACATTACCTTTTAACCCCAGAACTAACGCCAATTCCATGTTATTATTGATATATTCTACAGCAACTTCGTTACCATATTTGTTGCTAATATCAATAAAGTCAGCTTGCTCCCTGTCTTGATCTTGCCAGGCAGCCGTATTCGCGCTCAAAGATCGTAATTTCGCTCTTAGCATCATATTAAGGCGTTTTTCCGAAGGAATGGCAGTAATAATATATTCATATAGAGGTGGCAGATCCATTCTCTGACCGGTTCGGTTAATACGTCCACGCTTCTGTAAGTCAATATTTACATCAAGGTCGTTTTGAACAATCAGCATCTTACGCTGACGAACCTGTTCTTCAGGTACTTCAGCTGTAGATATCGCATGAGCACTTGCACCAATAGCACCACATGCGTTGATGAGTATTACATCCAACTTGTTATTTTGGAAGTCATTGAAGATATGATTTGAATGACGTTTTCTTCGGGGCATAATCTTTGCATTCACAAAGTCATCATTCCCCTCAGGTGATAAATATTCCAGCTGATGGGCACGACCAGTACATTCCTCAAAACGGATATTGAGGAAACTGCCATCAGGTGCCACAAACTGTTCTTGTGTGATAAGCTGCCTAATCACGTCAATAGGCGACATTGGGAGATGGAACACTTCGTCCTTTATACTTTGTTTCGCATATTTGTAATAATCCCTGATTTCATCTGCAATAGAAGACAATGGTAATATCTCAGAATCTTCAGAGTCTCTGATGAGATCAAATACAGGAGTTTCTCTATCACCTAGTTCATTTGTACTTCTAACCGTCTTATCTAATAATCTGAGCAATAATGCAGATATATCTCCACGAACAGTGTCATCATCCGATATTGTTACATCTTTGAGAATACATTCAAGAGTATCACTCATTCCGATGACAACACTTCTTCCTTGTTTTACTTCGTCCACTGCTACCTGTGCAACTTTTTCAGCTTTCAATGAAAGAAGAAGGACTTTATTTATATAGAAAAGCTGTGCTCTTGCAGGATAACACTTGTAATTAATCAGTTGTTCCTGCATTATTGCTTTATTTACTAAGTCATGTACCATGGCTGATAGCTTTACTATCTCTCGAAAGAAAAACATGACTTTATCAAATAGTTCTCCATGGACAACTATATCATCATCAAGATAAGTATATACAGGCAGAGGAATACCTTCTGATGAATGTTCACGACGTATCATTTGACCCTCTGCAGCCAGACTTGAAGCAACGTATTCTTGCATTGGAACACCACCACTATGTAGTGCCTTTTCCAATGTATTCTCGGTTGCTAATGCACTTAATGCTGTCCTTCGCATGAATGTTATAAGACTTTCTGGACGTTTGGCAAAGGTTGCTGATAAAAACACACATTGTGTTTGAACTGTTTCTGTAAGGATTCTGTTTATACCCTGTGTGATGACCGATATTTTTCCAGAACTTACACTGCTACTGCGATGAGCTTCATCAAAGATGAATAATACGCGATGCTTTTCACATAATGATTGAAGAAAATCCAGGCGTGCAGAATCTTTTTTGGCATCCTTTAACTGAGAATAAGTTACCATAAGGTAGTCATATGCTTCTAATGGAACGTCTCCACTCGCAACAATATCCTGAAGAATTTTCTTCTTAGGAGCTTTATAGACTATCTCGTATTGATTTTGAAAAAGCTGCATGAGTTCAGACTCTAACTCTGTATTTTCTTCATCTTCATCTATTGGAGACCATATTTCATCCGAAATATTCGTTTCTTTCTTTTCTATGATATTGTCGAAGTCAACTACAGATACACCGGCATTTACAACCAATGGGCGTGCATCCTTTATGCCAAGTGCCTTGCAGTCTCTATACATGTCACTGAACAAAGTATAACGGTCAGTAAAGAAAATAGGTAAGTAGCCTGACAACAAGCCATAACGTATCATAGCTGCCGCCTGTCTGCCTTTGCCAACACCTGTCTGGTCGCCAATGACAACAGATTGTGCTCTTTTCTCAATGTTATACATTGCTAAAGCAACTCCATCGACTTGTTCTGCGGCTAATGCATCACAAAGCTCTCTGATACTCATGTGAAGTCGATTTGCAACATAACCACTCACATCATCACCCAAGGCTTCATTCAGTTTGAACAAAGCTTTTGTTGTATCTTCAGCAAGTTGCTTAGGCACAACCGAACCTAATGACTTAACATGATTTGAAACACTTTCGTATTTAGTTGATCTATTCATAAGCTATTCAAATTTCATTTCTTTTGTAAGTTTAAAGCTATAATCATTATTCTCATATCGTGTATATTGTCCTTCTCTGCCATTCCCCGTTTACATGAGGCATTTTGATGGGACATTTGAACAAAAATGTTCTCCTTTCTACTTGATGTCGTTTTCGTTTAGATGTTCAAAAAAACGATTTTTCATATCGGTGGTAACAAGTAGTTCGTTGCCATTATCCATTAAGTCGATAAACTTGCCATAGCTACTGCTACCGGCATAACGCTGGTTCCATGAAAGACCGTTGTTCTTCGAATACTCCAACTTCTTGCTGTCTTTTGGTGAGATACGAATCAACTCACCACCATAATTAATCATCTGAGGCATAATGCTTATTTTTTTAAGTTGTTATTAAATTATTTCTCAACGGAATACAAAAATTCCGAGGATTACGATGCAAAGATAAAATGGAGGGTATGCCAAATTAGTGTATAGGTTTTAAATTTGTTTCGCCCTCTTAACTACTTGATTATCAACTTGTTAGTTCATAAAGTTGGAAAGTTGCAAAGTTTTTAAAGTAGTTTTTAGTGTTGAGTGTTTAGTGTTTAGTTGGTGTGGCGGCGAGTGTAACTGTCTGATTGTCAACGGCTTACGCTGCCGCGACCGCTCTGCACAACCACTTGATTATCAACATTTTACGGCACACAAAACAAAAATCAACAAACACACCAACAAAAAATTAAACCAAAATAAAATTTTTTCTTGCTGACAACAAGCTAATTCTTATCTTTGCAAAGATTATGAATAATATTAGAAACTTTTGCATTATTGCACATATAGACCATGGGAAATCCACTCTTGCAGACCGTTTGCTCGAACAGACAGGAGCTGTAAATGAACGCGATTTTCAAAATCAAGTTCTCGATAGTATGGATTTAGAGCGAGAAAAAGGCATCACTATTAAGAGCCATGCTATACAAATGCAATACAAACACAATGGGCAAACATATAAACTAAATCTCATTGACACTCCCGGGCACGTTGATTTTTCTTACGAAGTTTCTAGAGCTATTGCTGCTTGCGAAGGAGCATTACTTGTAATAGACGCATCTCAAGGAATTCAAGCTCAAACTATTTCAAATTTATATCAAGCGATAGAACACGACCTTGAAATAATTCCTATTCTCAATAAAATGGACATGCCTAGCGCAATGCCAGAAGAAGTAAAAGACCAAATTATTGAGCTTATTGGCTGTAAAAGAGAAGAAATCATAGAAGCAAGTGCCAAAACAGGCATGGGCATTGAAGAAATACTTGACGCAATTATTAATAAAATTCCTGCACCAAAAGGAGACCCCGAGGCACCTCTGCAAGCACTAATCTTTGATAGCGTTTTCAACTCTTTTAGAGGAATTATTGCTTATTTCAGAATAATAAACGGTGTTTTAAAAACCGACGACTTTGTAAAGCTTATAAGCACAGGGAAACAATACCATGCTGATGAAATAGGAACGCTTGGACTAAGGATGCAGCCACAAAAAGAACTTTCAGCAGGAGATGTTGGATATATTATTTCGGGAATAAAAGTTGCAAGAGAAGTTAGAGTTGGCGACACTATCACGCACGTGGAAAACTCATGCGACACAGCAATTGAAGGTTTTAAAGAAGCAAAGCCAATGGTTTTTGCGGGCATGTATCCTGTAGATGCTGACGACTACGAAGAACTCAGAGAATCTATTGAGAAATTGCAGCTAAATGACGCTTCATTAACATTTGAGCCAGAATCTTCGGCAGCGCTTGGATTTGGCTTTAGATGTGGCTTTCTTGGACTACTACACATGGAAATTATTCAAGAAAGACTTGACCGCGAATTTAATATGGACGTTATTACAACTGTTCCAAACGTGTCTTATAAAGTTTATACAAAAAAAGATGAACTAGTAGAAGTGCACAATCCAAGCGGACTTCCAGATGTTACAAAAATAGATTATATCGAAGAGCCTTATATTTCTGCAAATGTTATTACGAAATCTGAGTTTTTAGGAGCCATTATGAAGCTTTGCATTGACAAAAGAGGCACCCTAAAAAATCAAGTTTTTCTTTCTACAGACCGCGTTGAAGTAACTTTCGAGATGCCGCTTGCAGAAATAGTTTTCGACTTCTACGACAAGCTAAAAAGCATTTCAAAAGGCTATGCTTCGTTCGATTACCACGAATGCGGCTATAAACAAGCTGATTTAGTAAGACTTGACATATTACTCAATGGCGACCAAGTAGATGCGCTTTCCACACTCATACACAGAGATAATTCCTACACTTTCGGAAGACGAATGTGCGAAAAATTAAAAGATTTAATTCCTCGCCAACAATTCGACATTGCAATACAAGCCGCAATTGGAGCGAAAATCATTGCAAGAGAAACCATAAAAGCATATAGAAAAGACGTTACAGCAAAGTGCTACGGCGGCGACATATCAAGAAAAAGAAAATTGCTTGAAAAACAAAAGAAAGGTAAAAAGAGAATGCGCCAAGTGGGCAATATAGAAGTGCCACAAAGTGCTTTCTTAGCTGTTCTCAAACTCGACTAAAAACGAATAATGAAGCCCATTTCAGCTACTTATTTGTCAAAAACATATAATCCTGAAATTGCTGAATTTTTCTCAATGGCTGCTGAAAAATTAGATGTAAAGCTCTATTTCCAACGCTCTGCAATGCACAGGCTAGGTACATTCATTGCAAACGGATATAAAACCACCGCAAAAATATATGTAAAGCCAAATTTAGACGAAGAGCATTTTTTAATAATTTTAGCCCATGAATTAGCCCACGCTTCGGTTTGGAGGGAATATGGCAACAATGCTCAAGCTCATGGCGAAAAATGGAAATTTGCTTTTAAAATACTTTTGAAAATTTTACTACAGCTTTATCGTTTTAAACCTGAGTGGGAAAGCGAGATTTACAGCCAAATCGAAAGTCCTAAAGTTACTTACGAAAGAACCAGCGAAATTTTAAATGCAGACGAGAAATATATAGAAGATTTAGCTGACGGCACAGCCTTTTTGTGGAAAGACAAAACGTATAAAAAACTTTATAAAAGAAGAACTCGCATCTTATGCGTAAGGCTCGACGACCAGAAAAAATACTTATTCATTTCAAAAGCAATAGTAAAGGAAACAACTTTATAACTTTAACTTGTTAGCATCTAATAGCAAAAAACGCTACAAAGGATTTTTATTTTATTATTTTTGCATAAATATACAAAAGATGCTCGAAGACAAAAATCCCACACGCACAAACATTTCTTCTCTTGGAGAATTTGGGCTAATAAAACATTTAACACAAAAATTCAGTTTAAAAAACGAGAGTTCCATAAAAGGCATTGGCGATGATGCTGCTGTAATCAAAT contains these protein-coding regions:
- a CDS encoding WYL domain-containing protein, which produces MPANQFGRYVWLIDTLRHYKHLSYKEINEKWQQSGLSYGDGDELPLRTFHNHRKAILDIFNIIIEIDPDVKGYKYHIMNPSELEGDGLRSWLVDSYATLNQIQADSKLQDRIEFEEIPSGHTWLTIFMQAMRENKVMEITHQGFNKNYANTFEIEPYCLKVAKRRWYIVANNPYYVKLNKKHKGEEGYSPRKEICAYGLDRISEVSVLDKTFEIKKGFNMKKFYEGCTGIISSDDPIEHVVLRAYWNAPDYLRTLPPVFRTFLQHPRKSLIINNICIVFSFFGCCKKNIYVY
- a CDS encoding DEAD/DEAH box helicase family protein, yielding MNRSTKYESVSNHVKSLGSVVPKQLAEDTTKALFKLNEALGDDVSGYVANRLHMSIRELCDALAAEQVDGVALAMYNIEKRAQSVVIGDQTGVGKGRQAAAMIRYGLLSGYLPIFFTDRYTLFSDMYRDCKALGIKDARPLVVNAGVSVVDFDNIIEKKETNISDEIWSPIDEDEENTELESELMQLFQNQYEIVYKAPKKKILQDIVASGDVPLEAYDYLMVTYSQLKDAKKDSARLDFLQSLCEKHRVLFIFDEAHRSSSVSSGKISVITQGINRILTETVQTQCVFLSATFAKRPESLITFMRRTALSALATENTLEKALHSGGVPMQEYVASSLAAEGQMIRREHSSEGIPLPVYTYLDDDIVVHGELFDKVMFFFREIVKLSAMVHDLVNKAIMQEQLINYKCYPARAQLFYINKVLLLSLKAEKVAQVAVDEVKQGRSVVIGMSDTLECILKDVTISDDDTVRGDISALLLRLLDKTVRSTNELGDRETPVFDLIRDSEDSEILPLSSIADEIRDYYKYAKQSIKDEVFHLPMSPIDVIRQLITQEQFVAPDGSFLNIRFEECTGRAHQLEYLSPEGNDDFVNAKIMPRRKRHSNHIFNDFQNNKLDVILINACGAIGASAHAISTAEVPEEQVRQRKMLIVQNDLDVNIDLQKRGRINRTGQRMDLPPLYEYIITAIPSEKRLNMMLRAKLRSLSANTAAWQDQDREQADFIDISNKYGNEVAVEYINNNMELALVLGLKGNVTASKLLARIAMLSVTAQQDIIDDLMAAYTALEAELRRINQWDLEREFRDFEAEFVQEELFTTAKADSKLGGCSYLSVYKCKQKTFPYTYRTLMEYCEQARKQYGETYKKNPILQKQVRDYYTRQNKVICEQFKERQSLLYAGAKNVLVNYCGDDKLAEIWLQRAYMPSDNWDNTLFDDVLRHKRAKQIMRKLISFSNEYNHLVEREKQELKKKSAEKKRLIEVLTKAIIGMGYNNIVNQLGSEDSPGKVMAVLRDIHFGKEDKNKFLPSRVEFVFALTAVYTEIRINLVHNSKWSNYERLMEILNSESLYLSDQQWEAEIAANNNKIVERKIITGNILGAYVHPAIAELRPRFITFSLKDKNDGNSLIQTGLLLPKDESKIRESIKSVTIPLNEGIKYAINTDTSYTIAGLGAKFSLLPYRVSDSMIKYVISVFDADSKVFESDKRFDGIRAYFVGSDVTSIYGKVENGKKKRKSLMHYQTESLKFESESFQAIIQNLSQMDAVIIVPRDQITYGDVKEFVSRSERDSNEPWETLDWKNAGEIPMPPIKEKLLLRISAPVLQKSHKGQPVFKHSEYYNLSKETMSLEGLSLNSRSTLDALRRNYINWKVYYSRSSAYQRNNLPKDQPSLTDIQKICHELIIVIENKAKADFVNYDTDIKHQLQTILDSEYLEPNGLYVTKFEQEMLFFSPEKTIAQAFIDEMPYSPRLDGIRKCIQDYIEGKTDIINSPDNW
- the lepA gene encoding elongation factor 4: MNNIRNFCIIAHIDHGKSTLADRLLEQTGAVNERDFQNQVLDSMDLEREKGITIKSHAIQMQYKHNGQTYKLNLIDTPGHVDFSYEVSRAIAACEGALLVIDASQGIQAQTISNLYQAIEHDLEIIPILNKMDMPSAMPEEVKDQIIELIGCKREEIIEASAKTGMGIEEILDAIINKIPAPKGDPEAPLQALIFDSVFNSFRGIIAYFRIINGVLKTDDFVKLISTGKQYHADEIGTLGLRMQPQKELSAGDVGYIISGIKVAREVRVGDTITHVENSCDTAIEGFKEAKPMVFAGMYPVDADDYEELRESIEKLQLNDASLTFEPESSAALGFGFRCGFLGLLHMEIIQERLDREFNMDVITTVPNVSYKVYTKKDELVEVHNPSGLPDVTKIDYIEEPYISANVITKSEFLGAIMKLCIDKRGTLKNQVFLSTDRVEVTFEMPLAEIVFDFYDKLKSISKGYASFDYHECGYKQADLVRLDILLNGDQVDALSTLIHRDNSYTFGRRMCEKLKDLIPRQQFDIAIQAAIGAKIIARETIKAYRKDVTAKCYGGDISRKRKLLEKQKKGKKRMRQVGNIEVPQSAFLAVLKLD
- a CDS encoding SprT family zinc-dependent metalloprotease, whose protein sequence is MKPISATYLSKTYNPEIAEFFSMAAEKLDVKLYFQRSAMHRLGTFIANGYKTTAKIYVKPNLDEEHFLIILAHELAHASVWREYGNNAQAHGEKWKFAFKILLKILLQLYRFKPEWESEIYSQIESPKVTYERTSEILNADEKYIEDLADGTAFLWKDKTYKKLYKRRTRILCVRLDDQKKYLFISKAIVKETTL